A stretch of the Ctenopharyngodon idella isolate HZGC_01 chromosome 14, HZGC01, whole genome shotgun sequence genome encodes the following:
- the tstd1 gene encoding thiosulfate:glutathione sulfurtransferase, translating into MASSDKEISYSDLKSLLEKGSVFLVDVRSKAEVDNGRIPGSIHIPVENVESEMSLDAADFQSKFGVSKPSLDCSELVFHCQMGRRGAAATEKARGLGFKNARNYAGGYKEWSEKGGK; encoded by the exons ATGGCAAGCAGCG ATAAGGAGATCTCCTACAGTGATCTCAAATCTCTCTTGGAGAAGGGCTCAGTGTTTCTGGTGGATGTGCGCTCAAAAGCTGAGGTAGACAACGGGCGTATCCCAGGCTCCATCCACATCCCAG TGGAAAATGTAGAAAGTGAAATGTCCCTGGACGCAGCTGATTTCCAGTCTAAGTTTGGCGTAAGTAAGCCATCTCTGGACTGCTCTGAACTGGTTTTCCACTGTCAGATGGGAAGACGTGGAGCTGCTGCCACAGAGAAAGCCAGAGGCCTGGGGTTCAAGAA TGCCCGTAATTATGCTGGGGGCTACAAGGAGTGGTCAGAAAAAGGGGGCAAATGA
- the c14h4orf47 gene encoding UPF0602 protein C4orf47 homolog, protein MPPEGKSDMERIGIFKEMGYISIGDKYTPFIYRPFNDSAYKNKQMLIGGAKSKSALQTGYFDTQFKRIFEREAFTDPVKIDRQYRIQQAKKNIGKAFVPSNGEKKTCGVGSYYGTFGGPIQAMSTLQTPRKPNKPAGKNFYTNPPKKGSYGYPDITLSKTVSYSSDPYDRAKEMLKREIMSHKSMLKGGAFRLNLHPNECFDSNPYKFDKPLPPPKKTEEKKHFMVPFKPSSPSKKTGGMKAGTFDSYPSYSAEPYGTKKTKSVMTNKEGKIFHPSPGPKSTPVKSIISLNVNKAVNATNYNRIPSVMAY, encoded by the exons ATGCCTCCAGAAGGGAAATCTGACATGGAGCGGATTGGCATCTTTAAAGAGATGGGATACATCTCAATAGGGGACAAATATACACCTTTTATTTACC GCCCATTTAATGACTCCGCATACAAGAACAAACAGATGCTAATAGGAGGAGCTAAATCAAAGTCCGCGCTTCAGACGGGATACTTCGACACACAGTTTAAGAGGATCTTTGAGAGAGAGGCTTTCACAGACCCTGTCAAAATAGACAGACAATACAGGATACAACAGGCCAAGAAGAACATAGGCAAAGCCTTTGTTCCCAGTAACGGAGAGAAAAAAAC ATGTGGGGTGGGCAGCTATTATGGGACATTTGGAGGTCCCATTCAAGCAATGAGTACCCTACAGACTCCAAGGAAACCAAACAAACCAGCTGGGAAAAACTTCTACACTAATCCACCCAAGAAGGGAAGTTATGG CTATCCTGACATCACTCTCTCCAAGACGGTGTCCTATTCCTCAGACCCCTATGATCGAGCCAAGGAAATGCTAAAG CGTGAGATCATGTCACACAAATCCATGCTGAAAGGGGGAGCGTTTCGTTTGAACCTTCATCCAAATGAATGCTTTGACAGCAATCCTTACAAATTTGACAAACCTCTACCACCTCCAAAGAAGACTGAGGAGAAAAAGCACTTTATGGTGCCCTTTAAACCAAGTTCACCCAGTAAAAAG ACTGGAGGTATGAAAGCAGGAACATTTGACTCCTACCCCAGTTACTCTGCAGAACCCTATGGCACCAAAAAGACTAAATCAGTGATGACGAATAAGGAAGGAAAGATATTTCACCCCTCCCCTGGTCCAAAGAGTACACCTGTCAAAAGCATCATCAGCCTCAATGTCAATAA GGCTGTGAACGCCACAAACTACAATCGAATCCCCTCTGTGATGGCATATTGA